A stretch of the Deinococcus aestuarii genome encodes the following:
- a CDS encoding replication initiator protein A, translating to MAENGIKRFDELNIARLSLISVQERIPPGYRDWSVELEDGERRYRVTCQAMPEYGVPHGIDTDITAALVNLYIDQGAPADGSVTCTPYQLLQTAGLDHSGRYYAALDESLRRLTTTNYFIAEGWRDHPRRRWTNVNFRYIDRLEFTSGESDRLDASSILKITLPQEIARSVRSGYIKPLDLSFMQTLGRPPTRAIYRLLDAQRRDPEQPERVAMTFQVGLMEWAQACKIVTDRPSMAQRTLDAAHEELLEKGFLKNVEYVGRGKKKYLHYTFGEAFIPPSPGLMEDLAGIGITQTRALQFVREHGEDAVEDTLARYQAILADGYKPRSRPAFFSDLLKNPEKYASPEGPVLAPEGPQKAQRRRDRTQSATEGSEAPSRPSQEEVGEGADEALRDLSREAQVEEVMRTLTFLLRNDLKLIELDALRLALDEGLEDPLEVKARVLRGVGSGERAAMVRDLRARLSLVPGGD from the coding sequence GTGGCCGAAAACGGCATCAAGCGCTTCGACGAACTCAACATCGCCCGGCTGAGCCTGATCAGCGTCCAGGAACGCATCCCCCCCGGCTACCGAGACTGGAGCGTGGAGCTGGAGGACGGCGAAAGGCGCTACCGGGTCACCTGCCAGGCCATGCCCGAGTACGGGGTGCCGCACGGGATCGACACCGACATCACCGCCGCCCTCGTGAACCTGTACATCGACCAGGGGGCCCCCGCCGACGGCAGCGTGACCTGCACGCCCTATCAGCTCCTTCAGACGGCGGGGCTCGACCACAGCGGGCGTTACTACGCCGCCCTCGACGAGAGCCTGAGACGGCTGACCACCACGAACTACTTCATCGCCGAGGGCTGGCGCGACCATCCGCGTAGGCGCTGGACGAACGTGAACTTCCGGTACATCGACCGCCTGGAATTCACTTCAGGCGAGAGTGACCGCCTCGACGCCTCCAGCATCCTCAAGATCACCCTGCCGCAGGAGATCGCGCGCAGCGTCCGCTCGGGGTACATCAAGCCGCTCGACCTGAGCTTCATGCAGACGCTGGGCCGCCCGCCCACGCGGGCCATCTACCGTCTCCTCGACGCCCAGCGCCGCGACCCCGAGCAGCCCGAGCGGGTGGCGATGACCTTTCAGGTCGGCCTGATGGAGTGGGCCCAGGCCTGCAAGATCGTGACCGACCGCCCCAGCATGGCCCAGCGCACCCTCGACGCCGCCCACGAGGAACTCCTCGAAAAGGGCTTCCTGAAAAACGTCGAGTACGTCGGACGCGGCAAGAAGAAATACCTGCACTACACCTTCGGCGAGGCCTTCATCCCCCCCAGCCCGGGGCTGATGGAGGACCTCGCGGGCATCGGCATCACCCAGACCCGCGCCCTGCAATTCGTGCGCGAACACGGCGAGGACGCCGTTGAAGACACCCTCGCCCGCTACCAGGCCATCCTGGCGGATGGATACAAACCCCGCAGCCGACCGGCCTTCTTCAGCGATCTGCTCAAGAATCCGGAGAAGTACGCCTCCCCCGAAGGGCCCGTGCTGGCCCCAGAAGGGCCCCAGAAGGCTCAGCGCAGGCGGGACCGCACCCAGAGTGCGACTGAGGGTTCCGAGGCCCCTTCACGGCCCTCTCAGGAGGAAGTCGGGGAGGGGGCAGACGAGGCCCTGCGGGACCTGTCCCGGGAGGCCCAGGTCGAGGAGGTCATGCGCACCCTGACGTTCCTGCTGCGGAATGACCTGAAGCTCATCGAACTCGACGCCCTGCGCCTCGCGCTCGACGAGGGGCTCGAGGACCCCCTGGAGGTCAAGGCGCGGGTGCTGCGCGGGGTGGGCAGCGGCGAGCGGGCCGCGATGGTGCGCGACCTGCGGGCCCGCCTGAGCCTTGTGCCGGGAGGGGATTGA
- a CDS encoding ParA family protein, whose amino-acid sequence MRTLTFFNHAGGVMKSSLTRDVGYTLSQAGLRVLLVDLDPQANLTDWLGVSGVTREQTVYDTATRGEPLPSPVPVHGLHLIPSDVSLALAEGQMMGVVGAHLHLRQALQAVAAGYDVALLDSPPSLGQLSILGALAADHLIVPVPTRQKGMNALAGLSEAMATYRKLRPDLTVALYVPTLYDARRSHDREALAALQDLLRPLASPVPDRGAVWNDSASAGQPVGVYAPGSPVHRDVLRVTAEIARAAHLGVEIPGVEA is encoded by the coding sequence ATGCGGACGCTGACGTTCTTCAACCACGCGGGCGGGGTCATGAAGTCGAGCCTCACCCGCGACGTGGGGTATACCCTCTCGCAGGCGGGGCTGAGGGTGCTCCTCGTGGACCTCGATCCCCAGGCGAACCTGACCGACTGGCTGGGTGTGAGCGGCGTGACGCGAGAGCAGACGGTGTACGACACGGCCACCCGGGGCGAGCCCCTCCCCTCCCCCGTCCCCGTGCACGGCCTGCACCTGATCCCCAGCGACGTGTCCCTGGCGCTCGCCGAGGGGCAGATGATGGGGGTGGTGGGAGCGCACCTGCACCTGCGGCAGGCGCTTCAGGCGGTCGCCGCCGGGTACGACGTGGCCCTGCTCGACAGCCCGCCGAGCCTGGGGCAGCTCTCGATTCTGGGCGCGCTCGCCGCCGACCACCTGATCGTGCCGGTCCCCACCCGGCAAAAGGGCATGAACGCCCTGGCGGGCCTGAGCGAGGCGATGGCAACCTACCGCAAGTTGCGCCCGGACCTGACCGTCGCCCTGTACGTGCCCACCCTCTACGACGCCCGGCGCTCGCACGACCGGGAGGCGCTCGCGGCCCTGCAAGACCTCCTGCGGCCCCTCGCCAGCCCGGTGCCCGACCGGGGCGCGGTGTGGAACGACAGCGCGAGCGCCGGGCAGCCCGTCGGGGTGTACGCGCCGGGCTCGCCGGTCCACCGCGACGTGCTGCGGGTAACGGCGGAGATCGCCCGCGCCGCGCACCTCGGCGTGGAGATTCCCGGGGTGGAGGCGTGA
- a CDS encoding ParB/RepB/Spo0J family partition protein, whose translation MTRKARPAIGARLSGLVEGVEALGQPASTTLPVDSLRPGAFQPRVYFAPEALEELARSIREQGVLQPLLVRPLGGGYEIVAGERRWRAARLADLREVPVLVRDLTDEQARLAAAVENLQRENLNPLEEVRARLAVAASALGVAPEEAPARLFALDRRPDEDPAAVARLDALFGALGRETWRSFVKNRAAVLNLPEDVQAAVQEGLDYRKALVVGRVGDGARRAELLDLARRGETVQGLRERLRPVRATDPAQEVARRLADRHTLSRLDAARRRKVERLLRQIGELLDEG comes from the coding sequence GTGACCCGCAAGGCCCGGCCCGCCATCGGCGCCCGCCTGAGCGGGCTGGTGGAGGGGGTGGAGGCGCTGGGGCAACCCGCCTCCACGACCCTGCCGGTGGACTCGCTGCGTCCGGGTGCCTTCCAGCCACGGGTCTATTTCGCGCCGGAGGCCCTGGAGGAACTCGCCCGCAGCATTCGGGAACAGGGGGTGTTGCAACCCCTCCTCGTTCGCCCGCTGGGGGGCGGGTACGAGATCGTGGCCGGGGAGCGGCGCTGGCGGGCCGCGCGACTTGCCGATCTGCGCGAGGTCCCGGTCCTCGTCCGTGACCTCACCGACGAGCAGGCCCGGCTCGCCGCCGCCGTCGAGAACCTGCAACGCGAGAACCTCAATCCCCTGGAGGAGGTGCGCGCCCGGCTCGCGGTCGCCGCCTCGGCCCTGGGCGTGGCCCCCGAGGAGGCCCCCGCCCGCCTCTTCGCCCTCGACCGCCGCCCCGACGAGGACCCGGCGGCCGTGGCCCGCCTCGACGCCCTCTTCGGTGCCCTGGGCCGCGAGACGTGGCGCAGCTTCGTGAAGAACCGGGCCGCCGTCCTCAACCTTCCGGAGGACGTGCAGGCGGCCGTTCAGGAGGGGCTCGACTACCGCAAGGCCCTCGTCGTCGGCCGGGTGGGGGACGGGGCGCGGCGGGCCGAACTTCTCGACCTCGCCCGGCGGGGGGAGACCGTGCAGGGATTGCGCGAACGGTTGCGCCCCGTCCGGGCGACCGATCCGGCCCAGGAGGTCGCCCGCCGCCTCGCCGACCGCCACACCCTCTCTCGCCTTGACGCGGCCCGGCGCCGCAAGGTCGAGCGGCTGCTGCGGCAGATCGGCGAGCTGCTCGACGAGGGGTGA
- a CDS encoding sulfite oxidase yields the protein MPPSPHEPGPAPYLITREQSPPNLEFPFCHLGPRVTPTASFYVRSHFPTPRLSAGGWGLTVGGAVARPFRLDLAELRSLPARTLTATMECAGNGRVFLTPRRRGVAWELGAVGTAEWTGVPLSKVLERAGLLDSAREVVLEGADRGVLTDPLPTPGEIAYARSVPLDRALGDVLLAYGMNGEALTPNHGFPVRAVVPGWYGMASVKWLTSVQVTAEPFQGYFQTVDYAYWDTRDGLPPQLRPLGAMQLKAAVARPAPHEEVPCGTVYEVAGAAWAGEAAVERVEVSVDGGRTWADARFLDPPTPHVWRRWRLLWHTPTCPGRHTLVARATDARGRTQPASHDPARGGYMITHPLPVEVEVRERPR from the coding sequence ATGCCACCATCCCCCCACGAGCCGGGCCCAGCGCCCTATCTGATCACCCGCGAGCAGTCGCCCCCCAACCTCGAATTTCCCTTCTGCCACCTGGGTCCCCGGGTGACGCCCACGGCGAGCTTCTACGTCCGCAGTCACTTTCCCACCCCACGCCTGAGCGCGGGTGGCTGGGGCCTGACGGTGGGCGGAGCGGTCGCCCGTCCCTTTCGGCTGGACCTCGCCGAACTGCGGTCCCTGCCCGCCCGCACCCTCACGGCGACGATGGAGTGCGCCGGAAACGGGCGCGTCTTCCTCACCCCCCGGCGGCGCGGGGTGGCCTGGGAACTGGGCGCGGTGGGCACGGCCGAGTGGACCGGCGTGCCGCTCTCGAAGGTGCTGGAACGGGCCGGGCTCCTCGACTCGGCGCGCGAGGTCGTGCTGGAGGGTGCCGACCGGGGCGTGCTGACCGACCCGCTGCCGACCCCCGGCGAGATCGCCTACGCGCGCAGCGTCCCCCTCGACCGGGCTCTGGGCGACGTGCTGCTGGCCTACGGGATGAACGGGGAGGCGCTGACCCCCAACCACGGCTTCCCGGTGCGCGCGGTCGTGCCGGGGTGGTACGGCATGGCGTCGGTCAAGTGGCTCACGTCGGTCCAGGTGACGGCCGAGCCCTTCCAGGGGTATTTCCAGACGGTCGATTACGCCTACTGGGATACGCGGGACGGTCTGCCGCCCCAGCTCCGGCCCCTCGGGGCCATGCAGCTCAAGGCCGCCGTCGCCCGCCCCGCCCCCCACGAGGAGGTGCCCTGCGGCACCGTGTACGAGGTCGCGGGGGCCGCGTGGGCAGGCGAGGCGGCCGTGGAGCGGGTCGAGGTCAGCGTGGACGGCGGGCGGACCTGGGCGGACGCCCGCTTCCTCGACCCGCCCACGCCGCACGTCTGGCGGCGCTGGCGCCTGCTGTGGCACACCCCCACCTGCCCGGGCCGTCACACGCTCGTCGCCCGCGCCACCGACGCCCGGGGCCGGACCCAGCCCGCCTCCCACGACCCGGCGCGGGGCGGCTACATGATCACCCACCCCCTGCCCGTCGAGGTGGAGGTCCGGGAGCGGCCGCGGTGA
- a CDS encoding barstar family protein: MNLSALTETGPTCVHFASVQEVAAFLEHPCDLAVFHLRGAELGSEAQVFSRVARAMGFPAWFEHHRDALGDGLRDLAWHPAHGYLLIVWDAEEASARALEVLRHSWECSAPSWHVPSDHDEFGPLHPTPFHLVLVGQESRVFSDPAGEG; encoded by the coding sequence ATGAACCTCTCGGCGCTCACGGAGACCGGACCGACCTGCGTGCACTTCGCCTCGGTTCAGGAGGTGGCCGCCTTCCTCGAACACCCCTGTGACCTCGCCGTCTTCCACCTGCGCGGGGCGGAGTTGGGGTCGGAAGCGCAGGTGTTCTCCCGGGTCGCCCGCGCGATGGGCTTTCCGGCCTGGTTCGAACACCACCGCGACGCGCTCGGCGACGGCCTGCGCGACCTCGCCTGGCACCCGGCCCACGGGTACCTGCTGATCGTCTGGGACGCCGAGGAGGCCAGCGCCCGGGCCCTGGAGGTCCTCCGTCACTCCTGGGAGTGCTCCGCCCCCTCCTGGCACGTTCCCTCCGACCACGACGAGTTCGGCCCGCTCCACCCCACGCCCTTTCATCTCGTCCTCGTCGGCCAGGAGAGCCGCGTCTTCTCCGACCCAGCGGGGGAGGGATGA
- a CDS encoding ABC transporter substrate-binding protein, translating to MMRPARLFVTALLALSSLALADVRVGVVVSSTGPAASLGIPEKNTVALLPQTIGGQRIVYTVLDDASDTTAAVTATRKLIQDNRVDLIIGTTTTPASLAMIDVAAEAKVPMISLAASEAIIKPVDARRGWVFKTPQTDALMAAAITGHMQQNGVKTVGYIGFNDAYGEGWLTELQRNAASRGLRVVAVERYGRSDTSVTGQILKVLASRPDAVLIGASGVPAVLPQKTLKDRGYAGKIYQTHGVANADFLRVGGRDVEGAILPAGPVLVASQLPDTNPTKKVGLAYTALYENRYGQGSVSTFGAHMWDAGLLMQKAIPVALKRARPGTAEFRAALRDALEGTRNVIGAHGIFNLSAQDHLGLDARSRVMVQIVDGNWKLIR from the coding sequence ATGATGCGACCTGCCCGATTGTTCGTGACCGCCCTGCTCGCCCTCTCCTCGCTCGCGCTGGCCGACGTGCGGGTGGGGGTGGTGGTGTCCTCGACGGGTCCGGCGGCGAGCCTGGGCATTCCCGAAAAGAACACGGTCGCCCTGCTGCCGCAGACCATCGGCGGGCAGCGCATCGTGTACACGGTCCTCGACGACGCCTCCGACACGACCGCCGCCGTGACGGCCACCCGCAAGCTGATTCAGGACAATCGGGTGGACCTGATCATCGGGACCACGACCACGCCCGCCTCGCTCGCCATGATCGACGTGGCCGCCGAGGCGAAGGTGCCCATGATCAGCCTCGCCGCCTCGGAGGCGATCATCAAGCCCGTGGACGCCCGCAGGGGCTGGGTGTTCAAGACCCCGCAGACGGACGCGCTGATGGCCGCCGCGATCACGGGGCACATGCAGCAAAACGGGGTGAAGACGGTGGGCTACATCGGCTTCAACGACGCCTACGGGGAAGGGTGGCTGACCGAACTCCAGCGCAACGCGGCGTCGCGCGGCCTGCGGGTGGTGGCGGTGGAGAGATACGGACGCAGCGACACCAGCGTGACCGGGCAGATCCTCAAGGTGCTCGCCTCCCGACCCGACGCGGTCTTGATCGGCGCCTCCGGGGTGCCCGCCGTGCTGCCGCAAAAGACCCTCAAAGACCGGGGCTACGCGGGCAAGATCTACCAGACCCACGGGGTCGCCAACGCCGACTTCCTGCGGGTGGGGGGCCGGGACGTGGAGGGCGCGATCCTGCCCGCCGGGCCGGTGCTCGTCGCCTCCCAGCTTCCCGACACCAACCCCACCAAGAAGGTCGGCCTCGCCTACACCGCCCTGTACGAGAACCGCTACGGCCAGGGCAGCGTGAGCACCTTCGGGGCGCACATGTGGGACGCGGGGCTGCTGATGCAGAAGGCGATTCCCGTCGCCCTCAAGCGGGCGAGACCCGGCACCGCCGAATTCCGCGCTGCCCTGCGTGACGCGCTGGAGGGCACCCGCAACGTGATCGGCGCGCACGGCATCTTCAACCTGAGTGCCCAGGACCACCTCGGCCTCGACGCCCGCAGCCGCGTGATGGTGCAGATCGTGGACGGCAACTGGAAGCTGATTCGGTAG
- a CDS encoding FAD-binding oxidoreductase produces MTAPEAAWLDALRNALGDRVSVRPGDLSAHARDEGTPLTCTPGAVVLARSEADVLGTLAVAREFGVSVTPWGAGTSLEGAALPVPGAISLDLTGLDTVGEVDPVGWTVTVGPGVRRVALNRRLRPHGLFFPVDPGADASLGGMAATNASGTTTVRYGGMREHVAALRVALMDGRVLTLGSAARKSSSGYALKSLFIGSEGTLGVITSLTLRLHPLPPATASAQLAFPDVEAAVGASLTVRGLGVLPERLEFVDAATVRAVNRHRDRQDPEAPTLWVEVAGRDRADVDAQLALVAEAAALHGGQVVGEARTPEAAGALWAARHGVYDALRAAWHGHATRIGDVCVPLPALAGTAALAGRLLDEHGLTSPLVGHIGDGNLHLLMHAPPEDADAWARIDRVLHDLAAHAVAVGGTCTGEHGVGLRKRAYLRAEHGEALDVMREVKALFDPRGLLNPGKVVGDPDGLPEWKFSPPP; encoded by the coding sequence ATGACGGCTCCTGAGGCGGCGTGGCTGGACGCCCTGCGGAACGCCCTCGGCGACCGCGTGAGCGTGCGGCCCGGCGACCTGAGCGCCCACGCCCGCGACGAGGGCACCCCCCTGACCTGCACCCCCGGCGCGGTCGTCCTCGCCCGGTCGGAGGCGGACGTGCTGGGTACGCTCGCCGTCGCGCGGGAGTTCGGCGTGTCCGTCACTCCCTGGGGCGCCGGGACGAGCCTGGAGGGGGCGGCCCTCCCGGTGCCCGGCGCGATCTCCCTTGACCTCACGGGTCTGGACACCGTGGGCGAGGTGGACCCGGTGGGCTGGACGGTCACGGTGGGGCCGGGGGTGCGGCGGGTGGCGCTCAACCGCCGCCTGCGCCCGCACGGCCTCTTCTTCCCGGTGGACCCCGGTGCGGACGCCTCGCTGGGGGGCATGGCCGCCACGAACGCCAGCGGCACGACCACCGTGCGCTACGGGGGGATGCGCGAGCACGTCGCCGCCCTGCGCGTGGCCCTAATGGACGGGCGCGTCCTGACCCTGGGAAGCGCGGCCCGCAAGAGCAGCAGCGGGTACGCCCTCAAGAGCCTGTTCATCGGCTCGGAGGGGACCCTGGGCGTGATCACCTCGCTCACCCTGCGGCTGCACCCCCTCCCACCCGCCACGGCGAGCGCGCAACTCGCCTTCCCGGACGTGGAGGCCGCCGTGGGGGCGAGCCTCACCGTGCGCGGGCTGGGCGTGCTCCCCGAGCGGCTGGAGTTCGTGGACGCGGCAACCGTGCGGGCCGTGAACCGTCACCGCGACCGCCAGGACCCCGAGGCCCCGACCCTCTGGGTGGAGGTGGCGGGCCGCGACCGGGCGGACGTGGACGCGCAGCTCGCCCTGGTGGCGGAGGCGGCGGCCCTGCACGGGGGGCAGGTGGTGGGGGAGGCCCGGACGCCCGAGGCGGCGGGAGCCTTATGGGCCGCCCGGCACGGCGTGTACGACGCCCTGCGCGCCGCTTGGCACGGCCACGCCACCCGCATCGGGGACGTGTGCGTGCCCCTCCCGGCGCTGGCGGGGACGGCGGCCCTCGCCGGGCGGCTGCTGGACGAGCACGGCCTGACCTCCCCCCTGGTCGGCCACATCGGGGACGGCAATCTCCACCTGCTGATGCACGCCCCGCCTGAGGACGCGGACGCCTGGGCACGCATCGACCGCGTGCTGCACGACCTCGCCGCGCACGCCGTCGCGGTGGGGGGCACCTGCACGGGCGAACACGGGGTCGGGCTGCGCAAGCGGGCCTACCTGCGCGCCGAGCACGGGGAGGCCCTCGACGTGATGCGCGAGGTGAAGGCGCTGTTCGACCCCCGGGGCCTGCTCAACCCGGGGAAGGTGGTGGGCGACCCGGACGGGCTCCCGGAGTGGAAATTCAGTCCCCCGCCCTGA
- a CDS encoding MATE family efflux transporter produces the protein MTLIPLSPSSPLRGELAALTRLAGPVVVSQFASNSLALISTAVIGRLGGAELAAAAYANATYYLLFMILVGVMLSVGPRAAQAHGAGDPAGVGRALRGGLWLALGLAALALPVMWGVAALLPGLAPEGIRADLAATYLRVYSLGMLPVLTFTALRGTLEGTGRPRVVTAVALGGVALVSLLSPALAFGWGPLPRLGLVGAGLASAATAWMTTLALLPAALRAAPRAGGGTRGEVSALLHLGWPIGLTLGAEGGMFSVVSLLMARFGPEALAGHNVALQVITAVFMIPLGLATATGIRVAHAAGAGNRAGARRAGLIGVGLAGGVMVVFALLELLAPRLALGVFVDVDDPRNAALIATGTALLVIAALFQTLDGVQVTANAALRGLHDTRWPLVISLTSYWLVGLGVGALLAFPLGLGPRGLWFGLTAGLTTAAVLLLTRFLRRTRPGGVVRAGD, from the coding sequence GTGACGCTGATCCCCCTCTCCCCCTCCTCTCCCCTGCGCGGGGAACTCGCGGCGCTGACCCGGCTCGCCGGGCCGGTGGTCGTGTCGCAGTTCGCCTCGAATTCGCTGGCGCTGATCAGCACGGCGGTGATCGGGCGGCTGGGGGGCGCCGAACTCGCGGCGGCGGCGTACGCGAACGCGACCTACTACCTGCTGTTCATGATCCTGGTGGGGGTGATGCTCTCGGTGGGTCCGCGGGCCGCGCAGGCGCACGGGGCGGGGGACCCGGCGGGCGTGGGCCGGGCGCTGCGGGGCGGGCTGTGGCTGGCTCTGGGGCTCGCCGCGCTCGCCCTCCCCGTCATGTGGGGGGTGGCGGCGCTGCTGCCGGGTCTCGCGCCGGAGGGCATCCGGGCGGACCTCGCCGCGACCTACCTGCGGGTGTACTCGCTGGGCATGCTCCCGGTGCTGACCTTCACGGCCCTGCGCGGCACGCTGGAGGGGACCGGGCGGCCCCGGGTGGTGACGGCGGTGGCGCTGGGCGGGGTGGCGCTCGTGAGCCTGCTCAGCCCGGCCCTCGCCTTCGGGTGGGGACCCCTGCCCCGGCTGGGTCTGGTGGGAGCGGGACTGGCGAGCGCGGCGACGGCGTGGATGACGACCCTGGCCCTGCTTCCCGCCGCGCTGCGGGCCGCGCCCCGCGCCGGGGGGGGAACGCGCGGGGAGGTGAGTGCCCTGCTCCACCTGGGCTGGCCCATCGGCCTGACCCTCGGCGCCGAGGGGGGCATGTTCAGCGTGGTCTCCCTCCTGATGGCGCGCTTCGGGCCGGAGGCGCTCGCCGGGCACAACGTCGCGCTTCAGGTCATCACGGCAGTGTTCATGATCCCGCTGGGGCTCGCCACCGCGACGGGCATCCGGGTCGCGCACGCGGCGGGAGCGGGCAACCGGGCGGGGGCCCGCCGCGCGGGGCTGATCGGCGTGGGGCTGGCGGGCGGCGTGATGGTCGTCTTCGCCCTCCTCGAACTCCTCGCCCCCCGGCTGGCGCTCGGCGTCTTCGTGGACGTGGACGACCCGCGCAACGCGGCGCTGATCGCCACGGGCACCGCCCTGCTCGTGATCGCCGCCCTCTTCCAGACGCTCGACGGGGTGCAGGTCACCGCCAACGCCGCCCTGCGCGGCCTGCACGACACCCGCTGGCCGCTCGTGATCTCGCTGACCTCGTACTGGCTCGTCGGGCTGGGGGTGGGGGCCCTGCTCGCCTTCCCCCTCGGGTTGGGGCCGCGCGGATTGTGGTTCGGCCTGACGGCGGGGCTGACGACGGCGGCGGTGCTGCTGCTGACGCGCTTCCTGCGCCGCACCCGTCCGGGCGGGGTCGTCAGGGCGGGGGACTGA
- a CDS encoding c-type cytochrome — protein sequence MRRLLPLLLLAPLLTACLPQRRDAPLVGELTDLSPSEARGRVVYMANCQQCHPGGAEGLGPALNDKPLPHLAIRAQVRAGLGAMPAFDASEISDADLAALADYVVRLRRHGVGGP from the coding sequence ATGAGACGGCTTCTCCCCCTCCTCCTGCTCGCCCCGCTGCTCACCGCTTGCCTGCCGCAGCGGCGGGACGCGCCCCTCGTCGGCGAACTCACCGACCTGAGCCCCAGCGAGGCGCGCGGGCGGGTCGTGTACATGGCGAACTGCCAGCAGTGCCATCCAGGCGGCGCCGAGGGGCTGGGACCGGCCCTGAACGACAAGCCCCTCCCCCACCTCGCCATCCGCGCCCAGGTGCGCGCCGGGCTGGGGGCCATGCCCGCCTTCGACGCCTCCGAGATCAGCGACGCGGACCTGGCGGCCCTCGCGGACTACGTGGTCAGGCTGCGTCGGCACGGCGTCGGCGGGCCGTAG
- a CDS encoding PQQ-dependent sugar dehydrogenase → MKPARSPHPGRSLAAAVLSGLLLTSCYSLLPSNGGGQTTPRALRLIRPADVAVPAGYRVEAVATGLNFPTAVAFDDAGRPHVLEAGYSYGEVFTVPRLLRVEQGGTRTEIARGERPPWNGLDYANGTFYVGEGGEVGGGRIVKISPDGKVTPLVENLPSLGDHHTNRPVVRNGYVYFGQGTATNSAVVGPDNADYGWLKRHPTFHDTPCADVTLAGRNFESDNPLTPAGDRVTTGAFLPFGTPSRAGQVVRGALPCGGSVMRVPEGGGRLELVAWGFRNPFGLAFAPDGTLYVADNSYDERGSRPVYGAGDPLWKVTPGTWYGWPDFHAGRLLSDADHFRAPGKPAPGQVLARAPGTPPKPAALLGVHSSSNGIDFGRAAFGHAGEAFVAQFGDLAPGVGKILGPVGYKVVRVNVSDGRIEDFAVNRGPENGPASKIGGGGFERPVDVRFTPAGDALYVVDFGVMTTTEKGQIPQPNTGVLWRISREGTR, encoded by the coding sequence TTGAAGCCAGCGCGCTCCCCCCACCCCGGACGTTCCCTCGCCGCCGCCGTCCTCAGCGGCCTGCTGCTGACCTCCTGTTACAGCCTGCTACCCTCCAACGGGGGCGGGCAGACCACGCCCCGCGCCCTGCGCCTGATCCGGCCCGCCGACGTGGCCGTTCCCGCCGGGTACCGGGTGGAGGCCGTCGCCACCGGGCTCAACTTCCCCACCGCCGTCGCCTTCGACGACGCGGGGCGCCCCCACGTGCTGGAGGCGGGGTACTCCTACGGCGAGGTCTTCACCGTGCCCCGGCTGCTGCGGGTAGAGCAGGGCGGCACCCGCACCGAGATCGCCCGGGGCGAGCGGCCACCCTGGAACGGCCTCGACTACGCGAACGGCACCTTCTACGTCGGCGAGGGGGGCGAGGTCGGCGGCGGGCGCATCGTGAAGATCAGCCCGGACGGCAAGGTCACCCCGCTGGTGGAGAACCTGCCCAGCCTGGGCGACCACCACACCAACCGCCCGGTCGTGAGGAACGGCTACGTGTACTTCGGGCAGGGCACCGCCACCAACAGCGCCGTCGTGGGGCCGGACAACGCGGACTACGGCTGGCTGAAGCGGCATCCCACGTTCCACGACACCCCCTGCGCGGACGTGACCCTCGCCGGGCGCAACTTCGAGTCGGACAATCCCCTCACGCCCGCCGGGGACCGGGTGACGACGGGGGCGTTCCTGCCGTTCGGCACCCCCTCGCGGGCCGGACAGGTCGTGCGCGGGGCGCTGCCGTGCGGCGGGTCGGTGATGCGGGTGCCCGAGGGCGGGGGACGCCTCGAACTCGTCGCGTGGGGCTTTCGCAACCCCTTCGGCCTCGCCTTCGCGCCGGACGGCACCCTCTACGTCGCCGACAACAGCTACGACGAGCGCGGCAGCCGCCCGGTCTACGGGGCCGGTGACCCCCTCTGGAAGGTCACGCCGGGCACCTGGTACGGCTGGCCCGACTTCCACGCGGGGCGGCTCCTGAGCGACGCCGACCACTTCCGGGCACCCGGCAAGCCCGCGCCGGGGCAGGTGCTCGCCCGCGCGCCGGGCACCCCGCCGAAACCCGCCGCCCTGCTCGGGGTGCACTCCTCCTCGAACGGGATCGACTTCGGGCGCGCCGCCTTCGGGCACGCGGGCGAGGCGTTCGTCGCGCAGTTCGGGGACCTCGCGCCGGGGGTCGGGAAAATTCTGGGGCCGGTTGGGTACAAGGTGGTCCGGGTGAACGTCTCGGACGGTCGGATCGAGGACTTCGCGGTCAACCGGGGCCCCGAGAACGGCCCGGCCTCCAAGATCGGGGGCGGCGGCTTCGAGCGCCCGGTGGACGTGCGCTTCACCCCGGCGGGCGACGCCCTGTACGTCGTGGACTTCGGGGTGATGACCACGACCGAGAAGGGTCAGATTCCGCAGCCGAACACGGGTGTCCTGTGGCGCATCTCCCGGGAGGGGACACGATGA